The window TAATAAGTATTTTTTGATGTTTGAGTAGTTTGATTATTAGTGTTTTAAATTAAATAATTGCTAACTTATTATAACATATCATTTTATGAATGAAAAATTATATTTGCAAATATTCTTGTTGATTTGTTCAGACAGTAAAAGTTTCTTTCAAAGATTACAGACTGTTTTTATCTCTCTGTTGTGTCTCTTATGTTTCTCCATGATCCATGCAGGAAAAATTTTATGTCCTGGAAATGAAAAGATAGATCAATTAATAGATCAGGCAATTTCTCTTAATAACAACGGAAAAGCTAAAGAAGCTCTTGGACTCCTTCAAAAGGCTAATGAACTTGCCAATACTATGAAATGTGAGAAAGGAGAACTGGAAGCAACAAAAAATATAATGTTAATTTATTCTCAGGATTATGATTATAAAAAAGCTTTGAAAATATCAAACAGAGCTATAAATGTAGCCGTTAATCAGAAAGATTATGAAACACTATCCACTTTATATAATAAAAGAGCAATACTATACGAAAATTTGGGGCTATATGGTGAGAGCCTGAAAGAATATGAAACGGCTCTAAAATATGCGCAGTTGATTTCTGAAGCAGATCATAAGCATTATCAGACGTCTTTGGTTTATTATAATTTTGCTCCATATTATCAAGGACGATCAGATGAAAAAGTACTGTATTATCTTGATAAAAGTAGGGAAGAGGCTCTGAAAATAAGCGATACCAGTAAAGAG of the Chryseobacterium capnotolerans genome contains:
- a CDS encoding tetratricopeptide repeat protein, with amino-acid sequence MNEKLYLQIFLLICSDSKSFFQRLQTVFISLLCLLCFSMIHAGKILCPGNEKIDQLIDQAISLNNNGKAKEALGLLQKANELANTMKCEKGELEATKNIMLIYSQDYDYKKALKISNRAINVAVNQKDYETLSTLYNKRAILYENLGLYGESLKEYETALKYAQLISEADHKHYQTSLVYYNFAPYYQGRSDEKVLYYLDKSREEALKISDTSKEVPLDKKIDMLVSVNMNLGIHYRDSRNKGRNIKLSEFHFMEALKQLDLIKGEVNPETKIDLYQALQEFYHLKKDYRKAIEYGDNMLVLEKSNSMPYNRRVGYMVLAKSYLGIGDNTTSQKYLDLFQN